The Marivivens sp. LCG002 genome contains a region encoding:
- a CDS encoding FYDLN acid domain-containing protein, which translates to MPKEEWGTKRICPTTGKRFYDLNADPIVSPYTGEIVTLDLSKNRTMIADAEDAQTKKMKISDEDDDLILDDEDDDVDLDDDILDEDEDDDNVSFDELGDVAADDDE; encoded by the coding sequence ATGCCCAAGGAAGAATGGGGAACAAAGCGTATCTGCCCGACCACCGGCAAGCGTTTCTATGACCTCAACGCTGATCCGATCGTAAGCCCGTATACCGGCGAGATCGTCACGCTCGACCTCAGCAAGAACCGCACCATGATTGCGGACGCTGAAGACGCTCAGACCAAGAAGATGAAGATCTCGGACGAAGACGATGATCTGATCCTCGACGATGAAGATGATGATGTCGATCTCGACGACGACATTCTCGACGAAGACGAAGACGATGATAACGTCTCGTTCGACGAACTCGGTGACGTCGCCGCTGACGACGACGAATAA
- a CDS encoding SprT family zinc-dependent metalloprotease, translating into MGRQIVVGNPPIEVGVRRSGRARRLSLRISRLDGRVTLTMPHGVAESEGRAFVASREEWLRGHLGGLGDVVVPRLGSSVPYQGNTLELRVGDVRRVVEREGTLILPDEPERVGARVQAFLRTKARDRLAEASDRYASELEVSYRRLSLRDTRSRWGSCTTAGDLMYSWRLIMAPREVLDYVVAHEVAHLVEMNHSQAFWDVVESIFPTHRACRKWLKQHGESLHRVRFEN; encoded by the coding sequence ATGGGACGACAGATTGTTGTTGGCAACCCCCCAATCGAGGTAGGCGTGCGCCGCTCGGGGCGGGCGCGTCGGTTATCGCTGCGAATCTCGCGGCTCGATGGGCGGGTGACGCTGACCATGCCGCACGGGGTGGCCGAATCCGAAGGACGGGCTTTTGTCGCCTCGCGGGAAGAGTGGTTGCGCGGTCATCTCGGCGGCTTGGGGGATGTCGTTGTCCCGCGACTGGGGAGCAGCGTTCCCTATCAAGGCAACACGCTGGAGCTTCGCGTCGGTGATGTCCGGCGCGTGGTCGAGCGGGAAGGCACGCTGATCTTGCCTGACGAGCCAGAGCGCGTCGGCGCGCGTGTCCAAGCCTTTCTGAGAACCAAAGCGCGAGACAGGCTTGCCGAAGCCTCTGACCGCTATGCATCAGAGCTTGAAGTTTCCTACCGCCGCCTTTCCTTGCGCGACACGCGGTCGCGGTGGGGGTCCTGCACCACGGCGGGTGATCTCATGTATAGCTGGCGTCTGATCATGGCCCCCCGAGAGGTTCTCGACTATGTCGTGGCACATGAGGTGGCCCATCTTGTTGAAATGAACCACTCACAGGCGTTCTGGGATGTGGTTGAAAGCATTTTCCCGACGCATCGCGCCTGTCGGAAATGGCTCAAGCAACATGGTGAAAGCCTTCACCGCGTTCGGTTTGAGAATTGA
- a CDS encoding GntR family transcriptional regulator, whose amino-acid sequence MISPTKPIDTAAAAHERVYRALRTQVMHGELRPGESLTLRGIGKQFDVSMTPAREAVRRLVAEGALFLSSSGRVSTPELSNDRIEELASLRAMLEPELASRALPRAHFALIDRLENINHGVSQMVARHDAIGYIRMNLEFHRTLYLRAQAPAILAMTETVWLQLGPTMRELYGRLNRKEPPYHHKLILAALKAGDEPGLRLAVRTDVTQGLRMLKG is encoded by the coding sequence ATGATCTCACCGACCAAACCCATTGATACGGCCGCCGCCGCGCATGAACGTGTCTATCGCGCCTTGCGCACCCAAGTCATGCATGGCGAGCTTCGTCCAGGCGAGTCCCTCACGCTTCGGGGGATCGGCAAGCAATTCGATGTGTCGATGACGCCAGCACGCGAAGCGGTGCGCCGCTTGGTTGCCGAAGGGGCGCTTTTCCTGTCGTCCTCGGGCCGTGTGTCCACGCCCGAACTCAGCAATGATCGTATCGAAGAGCTTGCCTCACTGCGTGCGATGCTCGAGCCAGAGTTGGCGAGCCGCGCCTTGCCGCGCGCGCACTTTGCCTTGATCGACCGATTGGAGAACATCAACCACGGGGTAAGCCAGATGGTCGCGCGTCACGACGCGATCGGCTATATCCGCATGAATCTCGAATTTCACCGCACGCTCTATCTTCGGGCCCAAGCGCCTGCCATCCTTGCGATGACGGAAACGGTCTGGCTTCAGCTTGGCCCCACAATGCGCGAGCTTTACGGTCGTCTGAACCGCAAAGAGCCACCTTATCACCACAAGCTGATCCTCGCCGCACTCAAGGCAGGGGACGAGCCCGGTCTGAGGCTTGCAGTCCGAACCGATGTCACGCAGGGTCTGCGGATGCTGAAGGGCTAA